From Paenibacillus physcomitrellae, the proteins below share one genomic window:
- the sucC gene encoding ADP-forming succinate--CoA ligase subunit beta, producing the protein MNIHEYQGKQVLKQYGVAVPEGHVAFSVEEAVQAAEKLGTPVVVVKAQIHAGGRGKAGGVKVAKGIDEVRSYAQELLGKVLVTHQTGPEGKEVKRLLIEQGCDIKKEYYIGVVVDRSTGRVVMMGSEEGGTEIEEVAAQSPEKIFKEVIDPAIGLQGFQARRLAYAINIPKELVNKAVKFMQALYQAFVDKDCSIAEINPLVVTGDGEVMALDAKLNFDSNALFRHKEILELRDLEEEDEKEIEASKFDLSYIALDGNIGCMVNGAGLAMATMDIIKYYGGEPANFLDVGGGATAEKVTEAFKIILSDQQVKGIFVNIFGGIMRCDVIASGIVEAAKQVGLSRPLVVRLEGTNVALGKDILAGSGLDIVSADSMADGARKIVQLVS; encoded by the coding sequence ATGAATATCCATGAATATCAAGGAAAACAAGTATTGAAACAGTACGGTGTAGCCGTTCCGGAAGGCCATGTGGCTTTTTCGGTCGAAGAGGCCGTCCAGGCGGCCGAGAAATTGGGCACCCCGGTAGTGGTGGTTAAAGCCCAAATCCATGCGGGCGGCCGCGGCAAAGCGGGCGGAGTTAAAGTAGCCAAAGGGATAGACGAGGTAAGAAGTTATGCTCAGGAGCTGTTGGGCAAAGTGCTTGTTACGCATCAGACAGGCCCGGAAGGCAAAGAAGTGAAGAGACTGCTGATTGAGCAGGGCTGCGACATCAAGAAAGAATATTATATCGGCGTAGTGGTTGACCGTTCTACAGGGCGTGTTGTCATGATGGGTTCTGAAGAGGGCGGCACGGAGATCGAAGAAGTAGCCGCGCAAAGTCCGGAGAAGATTTTCAAAGAAGTCATTGATCCGGCTATCGGTCTGCAGGGTTTCCAGGCTCGCCGCTTGGCTTATGCCATTAACATTCCGAAAGAACTGGTGAACAAAGCCGTTAAGTTCATGCAGGCCCTTTATCAGGCTTTTGTGGACAAAGATTGCTCGATCGCCGAAATCAACCCTCTTGTAGTTACGGGTGACGGCGAAGTAATGGCGCTGGATGCCAAATTGAATTTTGACTCCAATGCGCTGTTCCGTCATAAAGAAATTTTGGAACTGCGTGATCTTGAAGAAGAAGACGAGAAGGAAATCGAAGCCTCCAAGTTTGATCTGAGTTATATCGCGCTGGACGGTAACATTGGCTGCATGGTTAACGGTGCAGGTCTGGCGATGGCTACGATGGATATTATCAAATATTACGGCGGCGAACCGGCCAACTTCCTGGATGTAGGGGGCGGTGCAACCGCAGAGAAGGTTACGGAAGCCTTTAAAATCATTTTGTCCGACCAGCAGGTAAAAGGAATTTTCGTTAATATCTTTGGCGGTATTATGCGCTGTGACGTTATTGCGTCCGGTATTGTGGAAGCTGCGAAGCAAGTAGGACTCAGCCGACCGCTGGTAGTTCGCCTTGAAGGCACAAACGTAGCGCTGGGCAAAGATATTTTGGCAGGCTCGGGCCTCGACATTGTGTCCGCTGATTCCATGGCTGACGGCGCACGCAAAATCGTTCAACTGGTCTCGTAG
- a CDS encoding YraN family protein: MAYKDGRPAPVPAPKKNRKITGAAGEQAAAELLLSADYRIVERNWRCRSGELDIIASKDGVLVIVEVRSRSAGALRFGSPAESVNTRKIRQVRETAAVYLHQTGQTMSPVRFDVIAVILDQAGRPVSTEHLIGVF; this comes from the coding sequence ATGGCTTATAAGGACGGCAGGCCTGCTCCCGTTCCAGCTCCAAAAAAGAACCGCAAAATCACCGGCGCAGCGGGTGAGCAGGCGGCCGCAGAGCTGCTGCTTTCGGCGGATTACCGGATTGTGGAACGTAATTGGCGCTGCCGCAGCGGAGAACTGGATATTATTGCGAGCAAAGATGGAGTGCTTGTGATCGTAGAGGTCCGCAGCCGCAGTGCGGGAGCATTGAGGTTCGGCAGTCCTGCGGAATCCGTGAATACGCGAAAAATTCGGCAGGTGAGAGAAACGGCAGCCGTTTATCTTCACCAGACCGGTCAAACGATGTCTCCCGTCCGGTTTGATGTCATCGCGGTAATTTTGGACCAAGCCGGCCGGCCGGTCAGCACGGAGCATTTGATCGGTGTTTTCTAG
- the ylqF gene encoding ribosome biogenesis GTPase YlqF, which translates to MTIQWFPGHMTKARRQIQEKLGLIDVVIELVDARLPLSSRNPMVDEILSGKPRMIVLNKSDLADPQMTKEWLNYFTAEGHIALEVNASTGQGTKDIPNKAKELFKEKIERQIAKGIKPRPVRALIVGIPNVGKSTLINRLAGRNIAITGDRPGVTKGQQWIKVGTEMELLDTPGILWPKFEDQNVGYRLAVTGAIKEEILNVEDVAFFAIKYLARYYWQPLKERYELEQPQPQPQDFENPDEIVAIMEAIGRKRGCIVSGGRVDLAKASGIILRELRAGKTGRYTMESPF; encoded by the coding sequence ATGACAATCCAGTGGTTCCCCGGGCATATGACCAAGGCGCGGCGGCAGATTCAGGAAAAGCTGGGGTTAATCGATGTAGTTATTGAGCTTGTCGATGCCCGATTGCCGCTGTCAAGCCGCAATCCGATGGTTGATGAAATCTTAAGCGGTAAGCCGAGAATGATCGTCTTGAACAAATCAGACTTGGCCGATCCGCAAATGACGAAGGAATGGCTGAATTATTTTACGGCTGAAGGTCATATAGCTCTGGAAGTAAACGCTTCAACAGGGCAAGGGACAAAAGACATTCCGAACAAAGCCAAAGAACTGTTTAAGGAAAAAATCGAACGGCAAATTGCCAAAGGAATCAAACCGCGGCCTGTACGGGCGTTAATCGTAGGGATTCCCAATGTGGGCAAATCAACGTTGATCAACCGGCTTGCCGGCAGAAATATAGCGATCACGGGCGACCGTCCGGGCGTTACAAAAGGTCAGCAGTGGATTAAGGTAGGCACCGAAATGGAGCTGCTGGATACACCGGGGATTTTGTGGCCTAAGTTTGAAGACCAAAATGTAGGTTACCGCCTGGCGGTTACGGGCGCAATCAAGGAAGAAATCCTCAATGTAGAGGATGTTGCTTTTTTTGCGATCAAATATTTGGCCCGCTATTATTGGCAGCCGCTTAAAGAGCGTTATGAGCTCGAACAGCCGCAGCCGCAGCCGCAGGATTTTGAGAATCCCGATGAAATCGTGGCGATTATGGAAGCGATCGGCCGGAAGAGAGGCTGTATTGTCAGCGGAGGCCGGGTGGATCTTGCTAAAGCTTCCGGTATCATTTTACGTGAGCTTCGTGCCGGGAAGACAGGCCGTTATACCATGGAGTCTCCTTTCTAG
- the lepB gene encoding signal peptidase I — MEQSYQEQKQSHQSPDRRKNEAAEWLKAIIIAVVLVLLIRWVLFTPFIVDGPSMQPNFHTGERIIVNKVIYHMSKPKQGDVIVFHVPSEGRDFIKRVIAVPGDTVKVDGDTVTVNGKVLDEPYLKQAIEAAHQENRLYNDDTQDQRRHFPNDQFTDGTVPEGHLFVMGDNRSDSEDSRMIGYIPFKDIVGRADLIFWPFKEIHFIRL, encoded by the coding sequence ATGGAGCAGTCATACCAGGAGCAGAAGCAATCCCACCAGAGCCCGGACCGAAGAAAAAATGAAGCGGCTGAATGGCTGAAGGCGATCATCATAGCCGTCGTATTGGTTCTCCTGATTCGCTGGGTTCTGTTTACGCCCTTTATTGTAGACGGTCCTTCCATGCAGCCCAACTTTCATACTGGTGAAAGAATTATCGTCAATAAAGTCATTTATCATATGAGCAAGCCGAAACAAGGGGATGTCATCGTCTTCCATGTTCCGTCCGAAGGCCGAGACTTTATTAAACGGGTGATTGCTGTACCAGGCGACACGGTGAAGGTGGATGGTGATACAGTAACGGTAAACGGCAAAGTGCTGGATGAACCTTATCTGAAACAGGCGATCGAAGCGGCTCACCAGGAGAACAGGCTTTATAACGACGATACGCAGGATCAGCGGCGTCATTTCCCTAATGACCAGTTTACGGATGGAACGGTTCCGGAAGGCCATTTGTTTGTAATGGGGGATAACCGCTCGGACAGCGAAGACAGCCGTATGATTGGTTACATACCGTTCAAGGATATTGTAGGGCGCGCCGATCTTATTTTTTGGCCGTTTAAAGAAATACATTTTATAAGGCTTTAA
- a CDS encoding ribonuclease HII translates to MKQEELLMEDLLVYEKEYWGKSYRQIAGIDEVGRGCLFGDVVAAAVILPEGVILEGVNDSKKLSAKKREQLYEEIMQTALAVGIGFVDAAMIDKINIKQAARLAMKQAVESMAISPDFLLVDAERVDLPIPQMAIIKGDANSQSIAAASIIAKVTRDRLCQGEWDARYPEYGIAVHKGYATKLHREQLLLLGPTPMHRRSFLTNLFTEQQQLF, encoded by the coding sequence TTGAAGCAAGAGGAGCTGCTGATGGAAGATTTGCTTGTTTATGAGAAAGAGTATTGGGGAAAATCTTACCGGCAAATTGCCGGTATTGATGAGGTCGGCCGCGGATGTTTGTTCGGAGATGTCGTGGCCGCAGCCGTTATTTTGCCGGAAGGCGTGATACTGGAAGGCGTTAATGATTCCAAGAAGCTCAGCGCCAAGAAAAGGGAACAGCTGTATGAAGAAATTATGCAAACGGCTCTTGCGGTAGGGATCGGTTTCGTTGACGCAGCTATGATTGATAAAATCAACATTAAACAGGCCGCGCGGCTGGCGATGAAGCAGGCGGTTGAAAGTATGGCAATTAGCCCAGATTTCCTGTTGGTGGACGCGGAAAGAGTAGATCTGCCGATACCGCAAATGGCTATTATTAAAGGAGATGCAAACAGCCAGTCCATTGCCGCAGCGTCTATTATTGCCAAGGTGACAAGAGACAGGCTGTGTCAAGGAGAATGGGATGCCAGGTATCCCGAATATGGCATTGCTGTACATAAAGGTTATGCGACCAAGCTGCACAGGGAACAGCTGCTGCTGCTTGGACCAACGCCGATGCACCGAAGAAGTTTCTTGACGAATTTGTTCACGGAACAGCAGCAGCTGTTCTAA
- the sucD gene encoding succinate--CoA ligase subunit alpha, translating into MSILVDKHTKVITQGITGATGLFHTRGALEYGTQMVGGVTPGKGGTNLDIELENGKVVTLPIFNSVIEAKEETGATASVIYVPPAFAADSIMEAVDAGMELVICITEGIPVLDMVKVKRFMEGKNTVLIGPNCPGVITPGECKIGIMPGYIHKPGHVGVVSRSGTLTYEAVHQLSTRGLGQSTAVGIGGDPVKGSEFIDILARFNEDPDTHAVIMIGEIGGTAEEEAAEWVRDNMTKPVVGFIGGVTAPPGKRMGHAGAIISGGKGTAKEKIEKLESCGIKVAPTPAEMGSTLIEVLEAKGLLEGCTTH; encoded by the coding sequence ATGAGCATTTTGGTTGACAAACATACGAAAGTCATCACCCAGGGGATAACGGGAGCTACAGGCTTGTTTCATACAAGAGGCGCTTTGGAATACGGGACGCAGATGGTCGGAGGCGTAACTCCGGGCAAAGGCGGCACGAATCTTGACATCGAACTTGAGAACGGCAAAGTCGTTACGTTGCCTATTTTCAACTCGGTAATCGAGGCCAAAGAGGAAACAGGTGCTACGGCCAGCGTTATTTACGTACCGCCTGCTTTTGCGGCTGATTCGATTATGGAAGCCGTTGATGCCGGAATGGAGCTTGTGATCTGTATTACGGAAGGAATTCCGGTGCTTGATATGGTTAAGGTCAAACGATTTATGGAAGGTAAAAATACCGTCCTGATCGGGCCTAACTGCCCTGGCGTTATCACACCTGGAGAATGCAAAATCGGCATTATGCCGGGCTATATCCATAAACCTGGACACGTTGGTGTCGTTTCCCGAAGCGGTACCTTGACTTATGAAGCGGTTCACCAGCTGTCTACGCGCGGATTGGGACAATCTACGGCAGTCGGTATCGGCGGTGACCCTGTTAAAGGTTCTGAATTTATCGATATTCTGGCCCGTTTCAACGAGGACCCTGATACCCATGCGGTTATCATGATCGGAGAAATCGGCGGAACAGCGGAAGAGGAAGCGGCAGAGTGGGTTCGCGACAATATGACGAAACCTGTCGTTGGTTTTATCGGCGGTGTTACCGCTCCTCCGGGAAAAAGAATGGGCCATGCCGGTGCCATCATTTCCGGCGGCAAAGGTACAGCGAAAGAGAAGATCGAAAAGCTGGAGTCCTGCGGGATCAAGGTGGCTCCTACGCCGGCCGAAATGGGTTCTACGCTGATCGAGGTGCTGGAAGCCAAAGGGCTGCTTGAGGGCTGCACTACTCATTAA
- a CDS encoding EscU/YscU/HrcU family type III secretion system export apparatus switch protein, with protein MSHFESQQEEPIYRKKAVALKYDPSVSDAPTVAAKGQGYMAQQILDRAEEFGIPVQEDANLVEVLSKLDLDQQIPPELYTLVAEILSFIYRTDRAARGDSGYGL; from the coding sequence ATGAGCCATTTTGAATCCCAACAGGAGGAGCCGATCTACCGGAAGAAAGCGGTGGCTCTTAAATATGATCCCAGCGTAAGTGATGCTCCCACGGTGGCGGCTAAAGGTCAAGGTTATATGGCACAGCAGATTCTTGATCGGGCCGAAGAATTCGGCATTCCGGTTCAAGAGGACGCGAATTTGGTGGAGGTGCTGTCCAAACTGGACCTCGACCAGCAGATTCCCCCTGAGCTTTATACACTGGTAGCGGAAATTTTGAGTTTTATTTACCGTACGGACCGGGCGGCCAGAGGAGATTCCGGTTATGGCTTATAA
- the dprA gene encoding DNA-processing protein DprA, giving the protein MDKRELLIALNGTKGIGWKTISRLMEQGDLREVEHFDEAEWGRRGVTPSAARNLKPELDEQNRQVRKKLMEAKGIIPVTIWDEEYPILLKEISQPPWVLYTIGRIELLSSFSIAMVGTRVPTAYGRKMGESLAGSLAEQGVNVISGLARGIDGVCHQAALRAAGATTAVLGTAVDQPYPPENRFLYKEIAEKGLIVSEYPIGTPPHPGLFPQRNRIIAGLTRGTVVVEADERSGSLITADAALEANRDVFAVPGPVTSPKSRGTLNLIKQGAKLITHAEDVLEEYGFAPAQKMPEDGNKLTEDEQRIYHMLEQGNRSFDELLTLSGWEFGLLHSVLLSLIIKKQAVQLPGSIYKLI; this is encoded by the coding sequence ATGGATAAAAGGGAACTGCTGATTGCCTTGAATGGAACCAAAGGAATAGGCTGGAAAACGATCTCGAGATTGATGGAACAAGGGGATTTAAGGGAAGTGGAGCATTTCGATGAGGCCGAATGGGGACGCCGGGGAGTAACGCCTTCAGCTGCCCGTAATTTGAAGCCGGAGCTGGATGAGCAAAATCGGCAGGTACGAAAGAAATTAATGGAAGCTAAAGGGATTATTCCGGTTACAATCTGGGACGAAGAATACCCTATATTATTGAAGGAAATTTCTCAGCCGCCGTGGGTGCTGTATACGATAGGACGAATAGAACTGCTGTCTTCTTTCTCCATTGCCATGGTCGGCACTCGTGTCCCTACTGCTTATGGCCGTAAAATGGGAGAGTCGCTGGCAGGTTCTCTGGCTGAGCAAGGGGTTAATGTGATCAGCGGTCTGGCCCGTGGGATTGATGGCGTGTGTCATCAGGCTGCGTTGAGGGCAGCCGGAGCCACAACCGCCGTTTTGGGAACGGCCGTCGACCAGCCTTATCCGCCTGAGAATCGTTTTTTGTATAAAGAAATTGCCGAAAAAGGTCTGATCGTGTCCGAATACCCGATTGGTACACCGCCTCATCCTGGCCTCTTTCCCCAGCGGAATCGGATTATTGCCGGCTTAACTCGCGGCACGGTTGTTGTGGAAGCGGATGAGCGGAGCGGTTCGTTGATTACGGCTGATGCGGCGCTGGAAGCAAACCGGGATGTTTTTGCCGTACCTGGTCCGGTCACTTCTCCTAAAAGCCGAGGGACCTTGAACCTGATCAAACAGGGTGCTAAATTGATAACGCATGCAGAGGATGTTTTGGAAGAGTACGGTTTTGCCCCTGCCCAGAAAATGCCTGAGGATGGAAACAAGTTGACAGAAGATGAACAGCGCATATACCATATGTTGGAGCAGGGAAACAGAAGTTTTGATGAGCTGTTAACCCTGAGCGGCTGGGAGTTTGGACTTTTGCATTCAGTTCTGTTATCTTTAATCATAAAAAAGCAGGCAGTACAATTGCCGGGCTCTATTTATAAGTTAATTTAA
- a CDS encoding copper amine oxidase N-terminal domain-containing protein — translation MNGKPLSFNTKPILINGNTMVPFRQIFESLGMNVNWDSKTKNIIATKADLTIKMTLDSFKATVNNKEFILTQTPFDSPDGIVYVNLRFISEAVGATVSWDNVKKIASIDTE, via the coding sequence ATAAATGGGAAGCCTCTTAGCTTTAATACAAAACCAATCCTAATTAACGGCAACACAATGGTTCCCTTCCGTCAGATTTTTGAATCATTAGGCATGAATGTCAATTGGGATTCTAAGACTAAAAATATTATAGCAACAAAAGCTGACTTAACCATTAAAATGACACTGGATAGTTTTAAAGCAACTGTAAATAACAAAGAATTTATATTAACTCAAACCCCCTTTGATTCTCCTGATGGAATCGTATATGTAAATCTTAGATTTATAAGTGAAGCCGTTGGGGCAACAGTAAGTTGGGATAATGTTAAAAAGATCGCCTCTATCGATACTGAATAA
- the rplS gene encoding 50S ribosomal protein L19: protein MNIVQAITQEQLRKDIPSFRPGDTLKVHVKVIEGSRERIQLFEGVVIKRRGGGISETFTVRKISNGVGVERTFPLHSPKLDKIEVARRGKVRRAKLYYLRELRGKAARIKEVRR, encoded by the coding sequence ATGAATATCGTTCAAGCGATTACGCAAGAACAACTTCGCAAGGATATCCCGAGCTTTCGTCCTGGTGACACTTTGAAAGTGCACGTTAAGGTTATCGAGGGATCTCGTGAGCGTATCCAGTTGTTTGAAGGTGTTGTTATCAAGCGTCGCGGTGGTGGAATCAGCGAAACTTTTACAGTTCGTAAAATTTCCAATGGTGTAGGTGTGGAAAGAACTTTCCCGCTTCATTCCCCAAAACTCGATAAAATCGAAGTGGCTCGCCGTGGTAAAGTGCGTCGTGCGAAGCTGTACTATCTTCGTGAACTTCGCGGTAAAGCAGCGAGAATTAAAGAAGTGCGTCGTTAA
- a CDS encoding YifB family Mg chelatase-like AAA ATPase, with the protein MYGKLYSACLYGIDGVLIEVETDLSSGLPMVSIIGLPDTAVREAVERVRSAVKNCGYTFPLQRITINLAPADLRKEGSAFDLAIALGLLQASGQIQLPNPQKLMIIGELSLDGGLRPVTGVLPMVDLARRKGFESVLLPAANVAEALLLEGMKIYGIQHLRELAFLNEGLVQRSPISTPADCSNPSNLPDSSASRNLPIPSSRSRQNQLETGQERISAIMDPWSKLEYTRENQVHVVRDGEKTLSAAAENYSDVVGQRQVKRALVIAAAGMHNLILIGPPGTGKTMLIRRLPGILPDLSEDEALEVTKIYSAAGKFKEFSQGLLRRRAFRAPHHTISGAGLIGGGGIPKPGEVSLAHKGVLFLDELPEFSRNVLEVLRQPLEERTVTISRSRAAFTYPAHFLLASSMNPCHCGFLGSEPPLPACTCTPWRIQQYRSRISGPLLDRIDLQLEVPRPKELLADERPVTSEMMKDQVLFAQERQNHRLRGMGLSWNSELSGARLRKSVNLNRAAELLMKSAFEQLGLSMRAYDRIIKLGRTIADLEDREQVSAEHIAEAIQYRQLDKRIVLPGEE; encoded by the coding sequence ATGTACGGCAAACTCTACAGCGCCTGCCTGTATGGCATCGACGGCGTTTTAATTGAAGTGGAGACTGACTTAAGCAGCGGACTGCCTATGGTATCTATTATCGGACTGCCGGATACGGCAGTGAGGGAAGCGGTAGAGCGGGTCCGTTCAGCAGTTAAAAACTGCGGGTACACCTTCCCGCTGCAGCGGATTACGATTAATTTGGCCCCTGCTGACCTTCGGAAGGAAGGTTCGGCTTTTGATTTGGCGATCGCCCTTGGTTTGCTGCAGGCAAGCGGGCAAATTCAGCTTCCTAATCCGCAGAAGCTGATGATCATCGGCGAATTATCGCTTGATGGAGGGCTTCGTCCGGTTACCGGTGTTCTGCCAATGGTGGATTTGGCGCGCAGGAAGGGCTTTGAGTCCGTGCTTTTGCCGGCTGCCAATGTAGCAGAAGCCTTGCTGCTGGAGGGAATGAAGATATACGGAATTCAACATTTGCGGGAATTGGCCTTTTTAAATGAAGGTTTAGTTCAACGTTCCCCGATCAGTACTCCAGCTGATTGCTCAAATCCGTCAAACCTGCCTGATTCATCCGCCTCTCGTAACCTTCCGATTCCATCCAGCCGCTCCAGGCAAAATCAGTTGGAAACCGGGCAGGAACGAATTTCGGCCATCATGGACCCGTGGTCTAAGCTGGAATATACGCGTGAAAATCAGGTTCACGTTGTTCGGGACGGGGAGAAGACGCTGAGTGCCGCAGCAGAAAATTATAGCGATGTCGTCGGTCAGAGACAGGTTAAACGGGCTTTGGTTATTGCTGCCGCGGGCATGCACAATCTGATTTTAATCGGGCCCCCGGGCACGGGGAAAACCATGCTGATCCGCAGACTGCCCGGAATTTTGCCCGACTTGTCCGAAGATGAGGCTTTGGAAGTGACGAAAATATACAGCGCAGCGGGGAAATTCAAGGAATTTTCGCAGGGGCTGCTGCGTAGAAGAGCCTTTCGGGCTCCCCACCATACGATTTCAGGTGCAGGATTAATAGGAGGCGGCGGAATTCCGAAACCAGGAGAGGTCAGCCTAGCCCATAAAGGGGTTTTGTTTCTGGATGAACTGCCTGAATTTTCTCGTAATGTGCTCGAAGTGCTTCGCCAGCCCCTGGAAGAACGGACGGTAACAATCAGCCGGTCCAGAGCGGCGTTTACGTATCCGGCTCATTTTTTGCTCGCTTCTTCGATGAATCCGTGCCACTGCGGCTTTCTCGGGAGTGAGCCTCCGCTGCCGGCCTGCACCTGCACGCCTTGGCGGATCCAGCAGTACCGTTCGCGGATATCGGGGCCGCTGCTGGACAGGATCGATCTCCAGTTGGAGGTGCCCCGGCCCAAGGAACTGCTGGCCGACGAACGTCCGGTTACCTCTGAAATGATGAAAGACCAGGTGCTGTTTGCCCAGGAACGGCAGAACCACAGGCTGCGCGGGATGGGGCTAAGCTGGAACAGCGAGCTTTCCGGGGCCAGACTCCGGAAGTCTGTGAATCTCAACAGAGCTGCGGAGCTGCTTATGAAATCTGCTTTTGAACAGCTTGGGCTCAGTATGCGGGCTTACGACCGGATCATCAAATTGGGACGTACTATCGCGGATTTGGAGGATCGCGAGCAGGTATCTGCCGAACATATTGCCGAAGCGATTCAATACCGGCAGCTGGACAAACGGATAGTCCTTCCGGGTGAGGAGTAA